CTGTTTCTGCTAAAAACTTCCTGCTCATAGGTTATGTCCATGAAATCATCTTTTGACTTAACATCAGGGAAGTACATATTAAATTTATTATTTTTATAAATAATATCTCCAGTTTCATCAAACGAAGCAATCATATAGAAGCTATCTTTAAGCGCAGTATCTAAGTCAAAAGTCATATCCACACCCCATATCTTTTCATTATAAAGCTACTAGGAATATATACCCTTAAAATTATTTTTATAATCAGCTAATTTTTGGCAAAAAAAAGGTACAATTCAAAAGATTGTTCTTCTGCTTTGTACCTTCATGTTCAGTTTATATTGCCTTATCTTAATAGATATCTATAGTTTTTGACTCAGCATTCCATTGTACATCAAATCCAAGATTAGCTAAATCAGTAGTTCTAATATAATCTTCTTTAGTTTCAATTATAGTAGATAGTAATCTAGATAATTGATTTACATTTAGATATGTTGCTCCATTAACATTTTTAATTTCTATTTTGCCTTCAGTAAAATCATTTCCTTTAAAATTTACATATGAACCGTCAAGACTAATTGACAGTGGCATTGGTGGCATTTCAGGCATCATCATCTCATTTAGTTCTTCTTGATTAACTACTTTAACTGAAGCAGGAAGAGAAATTTTTAAATCGCTTACTTTGTTTGATACGCTATTCATAGCAAGTTTTCCATTTCCCATAGGAGTTTTGATATCTAGAACTGCTTCTTGAGAGTATTTTGATTCTTCAAAAGTATCAACTTGGTAGTAAGCGCTTCCTTTGATTGCTGCTTTTGCAGTATCCTTGTATGGAGTAACAAAAGCATCGTACATTGCTAGCATCTCTTGCTTTTCTTCTTCAGTCATTTTAAAATCTGCTGGCATTAAGCTAGAAGGCAGCTTATCCATGTTGTTGAAGATATATCTCATATATGCATCTAATAAGTCAATCATTTTATCAGAATCTAAGTTAAGGGTATATTTATTTCCATCTTGCACCATACCCATATCCATTCCTAAGTCGATTTCTTCTACAAATTTCATAATTTCATCCATAAGTGAAGCACTTATTTCTACATTTTGCTCGTTTGTAATCTTCACAAAATCTTCAGCTATTTCAATATCTTTTTGGCTAGATAGCTTTACAAAAGCAAGAAAAGCTTCTTTATTGATATATAAATCTGCGCCTTTAGTATACATTTTAATTTGAGGAATGGCTGGAGAATTTTCTAGAGCCTCTGTGTTTACCTCAATATAAGTTACCATATCTTTCATGATACCTTTTGATTTAATATCCATTTTGTAATTGATTGAAAATCCATCAGTGGTTTTAAAATTAAGACTAAGATCTTGATCAGACTCTACGCCTTCCCACTGCATTATTTTTTTGTTTTCTTCCCAATATGCTTTTTCAACACTTGTAAAGCCCATAGTTGAAAGCATAATCATTAAAACTGCCATAATTAGTGATAATTTTTTCATTTTTTACACCTCTTTAGATTTGTTTTTTGTCACACTACTTTAATTCTTACATAAATATCCAGCAATGTCTATAGTCACATTTCCCTATAAGCTTTGCAATTGTTCAATCAGGTAAAAATTCTTACCTTTTTAATTCTATTTTTATCCACGTTTTCTATGATAAACTTTATGTTTTTATGCTGTATTACCTCTCCAGTTTTTGGAAGCCTTCCTATTTCTCCAATAATAAAGCCTCCAACAGATTCAAAATCCTCTGATTCCAAATTAATACCTAGCATATCATTTAAATCAGAAAGTCTTGCTGCTCCATTCACAACATATTCATCCTCTTTTATCACTTCAATTTCTTCTTCAGTATCATCATATTCATCGTCTATTTCACCGAAAATACTTTCTACTATATCCTCCATAGTAATTATTCCTGCTACTCCTCCATATTCATCGAGAACAGTAGCCATATGAATTTTATTACCTTGCATTTGCTTGAAAAAATCAGATATCATAATAAATTCAAAAGTGTTAAATGGAGGTCTCATATAGTCTCTCACATCAAAATTAAGCCTATCTGCTTCTCTATCCAAAAAGAATAAATCCTTCGCATAAAGAACTCCAATAATATTATCTATAGTGTCTTCATAAACAGGTAGTCTAGAGAATTTCTCATTTTTGAACATCCCTATAATCTCATCGTAAGTATCCTCAACAGATATTGCTTTTATATCCATTCTCTGAATCATAACGTCAGCTACTCTTAGGTCTCCAAACTCAAAAATATTATAAATCATTTCTTTTTCTTCGTGCTCTAGTACCCCTTCCTTACTAGAAACATCGACTAAAGTCTTTAGCTCTTCTTCTGTAATAAACGGCTTTTTATCATCAGGCTTTCCGCCTAAAATTTTTATTATGAGATTAGTTATTCTCGTAAGTACAAACACTAGAGGAGAAAGCAGTTTAACCAAAAAGTCTATAATAGGAGTAATTCTAAGCGAAAACTTTTCTGAATGCTGAATCGCCAAGTTTTTTGGTGTTACTTCTCCAAATATAAGAACCAAAATTGTCATTATAGCGGTCGCTATACCTACTCCTCCGTTAGGGTACAGCTTTATAGCAAGAGCTGTAGCTATAGAAGATGCTCCAATGTTAACAACGTTATTTCCAATCAATATTGTTCCTATTAATCTATTTGGATCATCCAAAAGCTTTTCAACTCTTTTAGCGTTTTTAACATTTTCCTTAACCATATGCTTAAGCCTAATCTTACTAAGCGATAGCAATGCTGTCTCTGAAGCTGAGAAAAAAGCTGATGCCCCAATCAAAACAATTAAAAATAACCCCTGCCAATAATCAATCGTATCCAAGTACGTTCACTCTCCTTAAATAATTACTTGTCAAAACATATATATTTTTCAACAAAGCCCTCTAGGCCTTGCTCTCTTATATATTCCCACTTAAACATAAAATATTCCTCCAAAAGGTAAAACATCGTCAAAATAACCTTTGCACTATCTTTATCATACTCTGTGGACACTGCAATATTATTAAATCTATCAAAAAATGCTTTTGTATCATCGCTAAATAGCTCATTATAATTGCTGTCCAAAGTCTCTAGCACTCTAATAATACCACAATGAACTCTATTTATATCTTTTTGTTTATTCATAGCCTTATCAATATCAAAAACCTCAGAAATTTCGTCAATGTCTTTGTCCTGTAAAAAATAGCTCAGTGGAACCTCCTTATAGCAGCTTTCTATTTTGCAGCAAAGATGGTCATATATAGTATGTCTTCTATCCATATTTAAAGCAGCTACAAGATTAAATAAATCATTTTTTTGCATAGTATCTGGATACAGCTCCAAATTTGCAAGAGCCTTTGCGCAAATCACATATTTAATTGAATCATTTCTGAAATTCCTTATCCAATTAAAATATTTTTCAGTGTTACCCTCAAGTAGTATTTGTTTATTTTGAAACACTATATCGATAAGCTTTTTAGCTTTATCGCTAGCCTTACTGAATAGCCCTGATAAATCACCATCTTCATTAAGCAGCTGATTCATTAATAGAGCTAACTCGCAAACCTCTTCGTCCGCTTGAGCTTTTGCCAATAGATAAATCATATAGGTTTCTTCCAAAGTAATGTCTGAAAATCCAGCTTTCAAAACATTTTTAAACATATTTTCCCCCTAAAATAGTTAGTTTTGATATAATCAAATTACAACAATATATTTTTCTATATATTCCTATTATAAAGGAGGTATCATGCTATGAAAAGCCTGCTAAATAAAATAAAGGGATTGATATATTCACAGGATGTCATTTCACTACTTGATTCTCATCATGAGATATTAAAAACCATAGCTCAATCTGAAGAATATAAGACAACTTTGATAGAAATGGAAAAAAATCTTGAGTTTTCATACTCAAAGCTAAAAAATCTCTTTACACCTTTGTTAAATTCGTACAATTATCCTGAATCGTCAAATTTTGAAAAGGATTTGTATGAATACGTACTTGCCCTGTCATTTCCTGACAAATTTTCCTATGATAGTAAATTTCTTAATTTGTATAAATTTTTTATGTTAATTCTTAGAGAGCTTTACTCTCAAGAAAAAGATTTAGACGCAGAATCAAATCTTTCAAAATATAAAGTTGAGCTTTTAGATGAAGATGAGTTTTCTCATTACGAATCTTCTGCAGAATACTCAACATTTATCCAGTCATATTACAATCTATATATCTATGAAGCCATGAGGCTAGGATTGGAATTCAAAGGATTTAATACAATTGACCATGTAATTATGATTCATCACTTAGCAACTTTTATAGGCAAGCAAATGACATCAAAGCATGTAGAAATAGATTTAGGGAAGGTTTCAGCTGCCTCAATGGGGCATGATATAGGCAAATTCGGTTGCATAGGCGACGAGGTCTCTAGAGTTCCTTATCTTCACTATTACTATACTGATAAATGGTTTAAGGATAATGCTATGCCTATGATAGGTCATATAGCTACTAATCATTCTGTTTGGGATATTGAGCTTGAAAATCTTCCTATAGAATCCTTAGTTCTTATCTATTCCGATTTTAGAGTAAAAAATGATGCAAAGGGAAAAATGAATATTTTTTCTTTAGACGAATCCTTCGATGTAATTCTAGAAAAGCTAGATAATGTCGACGAACAAAAAACTATCAGATATAAAAGAGCCTATGGAAAGCTCAAAGACTTTGAGAACTATTTATTATCCTTAAATATAGATATCCTAGATGAATCAAAGCCTAAAATAAGTGCAAAGCCCAAGCCTTATGCTTTATTATTTGACCAGGAAATCACTGATAACCTCAAATTTTATTCAATATCTAAAAATATAACCATAATGCATCTGCTTAGAAGTGAAGCTTCACTAACTCATTTGCTGGAATACGCAAGAACAGAGCGCAATCCTCTTAGACTCAGAGAGTATATAGACGTATTTAAGGAATACTCTACTCACCTTTCACAAAAGCAAAAACTACTTATGATGAAATTCTTGTTTGATATGACTGTCCATCATGAAGAAGATATTCGAATAGAATCAGCCACCTTCCTAGGTAAGCTCATATCAAATTTTGATGAAGAATATAGAAAAGAGCTTCCTAAAAATGCCGTTATAGATAATCCAGAAACCAATGCTCTAGAATTATTTTCTCAGTATGCTACAAAAATGATAGAGCCCAATATAAAAACTATTCCTATTCACAAAAAATGGCTCGGGCTTTCTTTTGCTTACTTTATCAAAACAGTGTCCATATATATACCAGATGGCTTAAGAACTGACTTTGAAAATTCATGTGCAAAACTACTAACTAATCACGCAGGTGAAGAAAATCAAATCAAATATTTATTGCTTGCACTTATCAGCATAGAGTTAAGAAATGAAAATACTCTTAATGATGCTTTATTCTTAGCTCTACATTCTATAAAAAGTGAAAATGAAGACATCAAAGCCCTAGCCTTGCTCCTACTAATAGGCTACAGACATAAAATAACAAAAGACAGCGTGCTTTATTCCACAATAGAAGAAAGCCTTCAAAACAATATAGGTAATCTTGACAATATTTCATTTAATTATCTTTCTCTAGAGCTTTCTAAAGCACTTGGCATAAGAGATTTAGAATATCTCTATGAGCAAGCTATGCAAAGCACTAAAAGTAGACTTTCAGAAATATTTTTAAACAATCTCAAAAGTGCTACTTCGTTTATTCAAAAAATCGTACACATTGACATTTTGAAAAAAAATGCCCTCGAAAACATCAACTATATGG
The sequence above is a segment of the Acetoanaerobium noterae genome. Coding sequences within it:
- a CDS encoding HlyC/CorC family transporter translates to MDTIDYWQGLFLIVLIGASAFFSASETALLSLSKIRLKHMVKENVKNAKRVEKLLDDPNRLIGTILIGNNVVNIGASSIATALAIKLYPNGGVGIATAIMTILVLIFGEVTPKNLAIQHSEKFSLRITPIIDFLVKLLSPLVFVLTRITNLIIKILGGKPDDKKPFITEEELKTLVDVSSKEGVLEHEEKEMIYNIFEFGDLRVADVMIQRMDIKAISVEDTYDEIIGMFKNEKFSRLPVYEDTIDNIIGVLYAKDLFFLDREADRLNFDVRDYMRPPFNTFEFIMISDFFKQMQGNKIHMATVLDEYGGVAGIITMEDIVESIFGEIDDEYDDTEEEIEVIKEDEYVVNGAARLSDLNDMLGINLESEDFESVGGFIIGEIGRLPKTGEVIQHKNIKFIIENVDKNRIKKVRIFT